One Haloarchaeobius amylolyticus genomic window, CTGGCGGCGGCGATCGAGCGATACTCCTGACGATAGCGCTGCCGAGGCCACCCACCGCGAGGACGCCGAAGCCGCCGGCCGCGAGCGCCGTCAGCAGGCCGCCGACGGCGAGCAGGACGAGCGAGAGCGGGTCGCCGTTCTGTGCGACCTGCGTGAAGCCCTCGATTATCTGTTCCACGTTGTAGATCGGGTCGGTCGCGCTCTGCAGGACCACCCGCGGGAGTCCGCTTACCATACCTGTGGCTTCGAGCACTGGTACTTGGTTCTGTCCGTTGCCATCAAGACGACGGACCGCAAAGGGTGGCCTATGCCACGAGACAGGTCGCTCGACGAGTTCGCGTCCGGGGAGGCGGAGGCTGCGGCGGAAGCGGAACCAGCGACGGAACCGACGACGGACGAGGGTGACGCCGGTGGGAGTGACAGCGGCGGGAGTGACACCGGCGCGGCCGAGGCAGGTGCAGACACGACGGCGTCGTCGTCGGGCACGGACACCGACCCGGCAGTCACGACGTTCCAGTGGTCGCCCGACGGTCGCGAGTGTGCCGAGTGCGGCGCGACGGTCGACCGTCGCTGGCGGGACGGGAGCCTGCTCGTCTGTGCCGAGTGCAAGACGTGGTGAGGGGGAACACTACATAGCGCTATCGAGAACCGACGGGAGAAGCGGTCGAGGATGCCGGTTTCGGGCTTCTTTGGGATGGTATGGCACAGCCAACGTTACAAGGATGGGGCCGCTAGAGGGACCAAACACCATCGCAGTGATGGGTCGAGGGGCCGGTTACCAGGTGCGTACCACGTTACCTCAGCGAACAAAAAACATATGCGGGTGACCAACGCACCGCAAGACAACGGCCCTCCACCATACACTGTCGACCGGACTGGTCGGTCTAGCCACCTATGACGGATGCAAACACCCCAGACGCCACGCCGCAGACGACTCGCCCTGAAACCAACCTCGACGCACTGCCCATCGAGGAGGCGGCCCAGGTCAGCCGCGACGTCATCGCCAACGTCGAGAACGTCATCGTGGGCCACCACGACGAGATCGAACACGTCGTCACGACGGTCCTCGCCCGCGGTCACGTCCTGCTCGAGGACGTTCCCGGCGTCGGCAAGACGATGCTCGCCAGGGCCATCGCGGCCTCCATCGACTGCTCGTTCAAGCGCGTCCAGTTCACCCCCGACCTCCTCCCCTCGGACATCACCGGCGTCAACGTCTTCAACCAGAAGACGCGCGAGTTCGACTTCCAGGAGGGGCCCGTGTTCGCGAACATGGTCCTCGGCGACGAGATCAACCGTGCACCGCCGAAGACCCAGTCGGCGCTGCTGGAGGCGATGGAGGAGGAACAGGTGACCGTCGACGGCCGGACCCGCAAGCTCCCCCAGCCGTTCACGGTCATCGCGACGCAGAACTCGGTCGAGCCGAACCGGACCTACGAACTCCCGCTCGCAGAGGTCGACCGCTTCATGAAGAAGCTCCACCTGGGCTACCCGAACCAGCAGGAGGAGTCCGAGATGCTCGCCCGCGTCGTC contains:
- a CDS encoding DUF7573 domain-containing protein, translated to MPRDRSLDEFASGEAEAAAEAEPATEPTTDEGDAGGSDSGGSDTGAAEAGADTTASSSGTDTDPAVTTFQWSPDGRECAECGATVDRRWRDGSLLVCAECKTW
- a CDS encoding AAA family ATPase; translated protein: MTDANTPDATPQTTRPETNLDALPIEEAAQVSRDVIANVENVIVGHHDEIEHVVTTVLARGHVLLEDVPGVGKTMLARAIAASIDCSFKRVQFTPDLLPSDITGVNVFNQKTREFDFQEGPVFANMVLGDEINRAPPKTQSALLEAMEEEQVTVDGRTRKLPQPFTVIATQNSVEPNRTYELPLAEVDRFMKKLHLGYPNQQEESEMLARVVGHHPIEDLEAVTDMETIRRARETVAGVTVKEAVRDYGTRIAQYTREHAKLGVSPRGTIALFRAAQARAVLEGRGYVIPEDVQVEAPRVLSHRIRLEASGPRDQGVQVVEEALENVRVE